Part of the Paenibacillus guangzhouensis genome is shown below.
AAGGTGAGATTATCTCTCTATCTGCGCAAGATGCACTAGCTGTTGGTTATGCGGATCGCATTGTGAAGTCGATGGATGAAGCCGTACAATTTACGGGGATCTCAGATTACCAGCTCGTACAAGTTGAACAATCATGGATGGAGAAGCTGGCAGGCTGGCTTACGAGTCCTGTGGTCTCGACGTTGTTATTATTCCTTGGCATCGCGGGGGTAACGATTGAATTAATCGTTCCTGGCTTTGGTATCCCAGGGATCATCGGGCTGCTTGGCTTTGGGCTCTACTTCTTCGGTAACTATGTGGCTGGATTTGCGGAGCAGGAGTCGCTTGTCTTGTTCGTCTTAGGGATCATCTTGCTTGTTCTAGAGTTGTTTGTGCCAAGCTTTGGAATATTAGGTATACTAGGTTCAGGGTCCTTGATTGCTAGCGTCGTGATGGCTGCATTTGATACATCGAGTGCACTCGTATCCTTGGGGATTGCTTTTGTGGCGGCTGTGATTGTTGTCATCATAGTTGCGAGAATATTCAAGCATCGAGGGATATGGAATCGGTTCATTCTGAAGGATCGATTAACAGCCGAAGAAGGCTATGTCTCTGCGGAATCCCACTTGGAATTGTTGCATCAAGAGGGTGTGAGCCTAACGCCGCTTCGTCCTTCTGGTGCGGTTCAGATTGGCGAGGAACGTATCGATGTGGTCACGGATGGTACCTTTGTGGATGCGCATCGTAAAGTGGTTGTTACGCGAATTGATGGGACTCGAATTATCGTTCGTGAGATCGAAAAATAAATTTTGTGGAGGTAACGCTTTAAATGGATCCAACGTTGATTAGTTTTCTGTTAATTGCTGTTGTTGTTATTATCGTACTCTCGGTGTTCTTAAGTTTCTTCCCGATTATGTTGTGGATTTCGGCGCTTGCTTCGGGTGTGCGCGTAGGAATTATTACCCTTGTTGCGATGCGTCTGCGCCGGGTTACGCCTAGCCGGATCGTCAATCCGTTAATTAAGGCGACGAAGGCCGGTCTTGGGCTTACGATCAATCAGCTTGAGAGTCACTATCTTGCTGGTGGTAACGTTGACCGTGTCGTTAACGCGCTAATCGCAGCACAACGTGCGAATATTCCGCTTGAGTTCGAACGCGCTGCGGCGATCGACCTGGCTGGTCGTGACGTCTTGCAAGCTGTACAGATGAGTGTTAACCCGCGTGTTATTGAGACACCGACTGTTGCAGCTGTAGCGAAAGACGGGATTGAGGTTAAAGTTAAGGCGCGTGTTACGGTACGTACGAACTTGGATCGCCTTGTCGGTGGTGCGGGTGAAGAGACAATCATTGCGCGTGTTGGTGAAGGGATTGTAACGACGGTAGGTTCGAGCGGATCGCATAAAGACGTGCTTGAGAATCCAGATATGATCTCCCGTACCGTACTTGGCAAAGGTCTGGATGCAGGTACGGCGTTCGAGATCTTGTCTATTGATATTGCGGACGTTGATGTAGGTAAGAACATCGGTGCTCATTTGCAGACAGAACAAGCCGAAGCGGACAAACGCATTGCGCAAGCGAAAGCAGAGGAACGCCGTGCAATGGCGGTAGCGCAGGAACAAGAGATGAAGGCGCTTGTGGTCGAGATGAAAGCTCGCGTCGTCGAATCCGAATCCCAGGTACCGCTTGCTCTGGCTGACGCACTTCGCACAGGACATTTAGGTGTAATGGATTATATGAATTTGAAAAATATCGAAGCCGATACGCAAATGCGCGGAACCATCGGGAAGTCCGGTGAGACGGGCACAGGCGACATGAAAGACGGAAAATAGCCTATGAATATATCCGAATTGATTGAGAAGATCGTTCAATTTTTCGTACAGTCTCCAATCCTTGCGGTCATTCTGATTGGTATCGTGGGTAAGCTCATTGCAAGCAGCAAATCGGGGAAAAATCGGATGCCATCCTTCGGCGGAGATAAGCCGTTCGGTGCTCCGGATTCGCCTTCGCAGACGACGGAAGTTGAACGGCAGGATAGGCCCACTCGTGATTTATACGATGAGGAAGGGGCAGATTCCCCTGCTCCGATGATGCAGCCTTCTTACTCTCCATTCAGCGCTCCGGTTTCTGAGTCGGTAGAGCCGATTAGACCTAATTCGGTGACTGCAAGTGTAAGACCTCAGTTTAAAATGGAACCAGAGCCTTCAAATGCCCTTCACACGGCCGATGCGTTCGAATCGGGTGTATCACGTGAGGAGTTGGCCAAAGGCTTGATGTGGGCCGAAATATTAGGTCCTCCGCGTGCCAAGCGTCCATACGGCAGACGGTAGCTCTCTACCGTCACCAACCACACCCCATCGTTCATGAACGGTGGGGTGTTCTGTTCTCCCCTCCATCAAACCGTTCTCCTTGAGAACGGTGGAACCCGCTTGTGTGACGCTTGGATCATGCAACCGCTAGGAGGGGTGTCTCTCGGAAGAGTCTACGTTCGGCCTTTGGAAGCCCTTTGCAGCCTTCTAATCTTATCCGTGCAAAGGGCGGACAAGAGCCGACTGGAGGGAGACACCCCTCCCCAGCGTGAACAACATGATCCCACCGTGCTCGCATCCAAGCCCCGCCGTTCTCACAGAGAACGGTTTTTTGCGCTTCCCTCATAAATGGCTCGCACCCTGCATATTTTGTAAAGTACATCTCATAATTGGATGACTCATGATGTGCGATAGCTGCATCACAATGCAATAAATGCAAGGGGGGCACACCAAGGATGCGTCGTTTTGCTCGCAAAATTCGGAAGATGACTGCTGAATTATTGGATCTACCACAAGACGTCTTATTTGACCTGCCTCGGGTGACGATGATTGGGAATGCTCAGGTGCATATTGAGAATCATCGTGGTGTGCTTCATTTTTCGGATGAACGACTGAACCTATCGATTAGCATCGGGGAGCTTGAATTGACAGGCAGCGGTCTTGTGATTCGAGCGATTTGGCCTGATGAAGTCATCGTGGAAGGAAAAATATTAGGGATTCAATATATGCGAACGGAGGGATCTAATTGAACGGACCTACTGCTTTTATTCGAGGCTACGTCAAAATTACGATTCGCGGCGAACGGTGTGAACAGTTCGTCAATCTTGCCGCGAGTAAGCATGTCGAAATTTGGGACATGCGTCATCTTCCTGGTCAAGGGATACGGATGAAGATCTTGCTGTCGGACTTTTTTCGCATTCGTCCGCTTTTACGGCAGACAAGCTGTCGCGTGCATGTGGAAGCACGTTATGGACTACCTTTTGCTCTGCACAAGATGAGCCGCCGCAAAGCATTCATCGCAGGCTTTTTTCTCTTTTTTATCGGATTGTACTTGCTGTCTAACTTGGTCTGGAAGATCGATGTGCAAGGAAATGTGAATGTTACAGAGGACGAGATTCGCAAGGCAGCGAGCGCGGAGGGGATCTACGTGTTCCAGTGGTCGTTCCGTCTCAAGAATCAAGAAGAGCTCTCTAGACAGCTGACACATCGGCTTCCCGGCGTCTCCTGGGTGGGGGTAGAGAAACGTGGAGCGAATATTACGATCCATGTGGCGGAATCCACGAAACCAGAAGCGAAGCAGCTTATGAATCCGAGGCATTTGGTAGCAAAGGCAGATGCGGTGGTGACGGAGATTTTCACCGAACAAGGCCGGGCGAAAGTGCGGAAGAATACACGGGTTAAGAAAGGAACTATTCTCATTTCAGGAATTGTTGGCTCAGACCAGAACCCGCAAGCAGTCGTCGCAAAAGGCAAGGTCAAAGGGCTCGTATGGCATGAATATCAGGTCTCTGTACCTTTGCTTCAGAGGGAACGTACGTATACAGGTGCGTTTGAAAAACGAAACTATCTCATTACGGGCAATCGCGCCTTGCAAGTGAGCGGTTACGGTAAAGTGCCTTATGAGAAATACGAGATTATCACCGAGCGCAGCGACGCTCAAGTTGGACCTTATAAACTTCCGGTTGGGTGGATGACGGAGAAATTAATGGAGGTTCATGAGATCGAGCGCAATATAACGGAAGAAGATGCCAGAAAAATCGCCATTGAACATGCAAAATCTGACGCGCTTGCCAAAAATGGGCCAGGGGCACAAATCCGAGATGAAAATATTTTGCATCAAGAGGTCAAGAATGGTAAAGTTTATTTGAACATACATTTTGAAGTGGAGCAGTGGATTGCGGAGGAATTACCGATTATCCATCAATAAGGAGACTGGGATTATTGCCTGAACAACACTTATACACCGTAAAAATACCGCTACATAATCCTTCTGAGGGGCTGTCGTTATTTGGTCCACAGGATAAATTTTTGAAAATTATTGAAGAGCAGATTGACGCGCAAATTGGTTCGCGTGAAGCGGAAATTGTCGTCAGCGGGGGACGCCGCGAGGTGGATTCCTTGGAGCAGTTGTTTCAAGTTTTGCTGCAGTTGGTTCGTAACGGTTATATTTTGACAGATCGAGATGTACTCTACGCCTGTGATCTTGCGAAGGATATGCGGGCCGATCAGCTGTTAGATTTATACAAAGGCGAGATCACGACGACCTTCCGCGGGAAGCCAATTCGTGTGAAGACGATTGGACAGAAGCATTATGTGACAACCATCAAGAAGAGAGATGTGGTCTTCGGCGTTGGACCTGCGGGTACGGGGAAGACCTATCTTGCTGTCGTGCTTGCGGTAGCTGCGCTTAAGGAAGGTACCGTGAAGCGAATTGTGCTCACGCGACCAGCTGTCGAAGCTGGCGAGAATCTAGGGTTCTTGCCGGGGGATTTGCAGGAGAAGGTCGATCCTTACTTGCGTCCGCTCTATGATGCGTTGTACGATGTCATGGGACCGGAACAGACGGCGAAGGCGCTTGAACGTGGATTGATTGAAATTGCACCGCTTGCTTATATGCGTGGTCGGACCCTAGACGATTCCTTTATTATTTTGGACGAGGCTCAGAACACGACACCGGAACAGATGAAAATGTTCTTGACGCGCCTGGGGTTCGGCTCGAAGATGGTCATCACCGGTGATGTCACGCAAATCGATTTGCCACGGGGCAAAAAATCGGGACTCATCGAAGCGGCTACAATACTTCGGGATATCGAAGAGATCGGATTTGTACATTTTGCGGAGCAAGATGTTGTTCGTCATTCCTTAGTACAGAAAATTATCGTCGCATATCAGAAGGATTCCGAAAAACATGAATAGAGAGGACTGTCTCTATGTTCCAAAAAAAACTTTCCTCTGTGTTGGGGACTACATTTCAATATAAAATGACAGGATGGAAGTACAGCGTCGGCGTACGCTTTCTTCTGTTTTTGTTTTTAACGCTTCTTTTTTATTTTAGCTTGGCTTCTCACTTGGTGCCGGAGAAATATAACATTCAGGTCGGCTTGCCAAGCGACAAGCAGATTCTTGCACCGACGCAGGTCGCGAACAACAAAGCGACACTTAAGGCGCAGGAGCAAGCCGCAGAGCGAGTTCAACCGATCTATACGATTATTCCGCTGCGTAACCAAGAGATTACGGAGCAGATGATTGCTCGGATTGAGAGTCTGAATCAAGACGATGCGGTTTCTTTTACCGAGAAAGTAGGGATTTATCGCACGGCGATTCCGGATATTCATCAACAGTATATTACAAGCTTCATGAACAATAATCGTTCGAATTTCACGAGCAAGCTGCTCGAAGAGATGCGATCGAAGGTCAGCGAGCAGGAATACCGGATTCCGGAAGAGACCTATATCAAGATTGCAAGGTTGACGGCGGACGATATTGCCCAGATTAAACCTGTTGCGCGCGATATTGTCACGAAGTTAATGAATGATCAGATCACGGATGCAGAGTCGGTGCGTGCCAAAGTGGCGGAGCTCGTCAATACGAGTTCCCTGAACAAACGCGCACAGCGCGAGGTCGTACAGGAGCTTGCGAGATTCTCGCTCACACCAAACAAATTCTTCGATGAAGATAAGACGAGAGATGCGAAGGTACAAGCACGTGAGAATACACAGACCATCTTCATTAAGCAAGGGGATATCGTCGTTCATAAAGGGGAAGTGATTACCCAAGAGACGTATCAGCTGCTGGACGAGCTCGAATTGCTTAAGAATGAAGTGAACTATTGGCCGCAATTTGGTGTGCTTATTCTCTCGATATTGCTGTCGCTCGTGCTC
Proteins encoded:
- a CDS encoding NfeD family protein, translated to MRHFWKHFISYGLLMVISIAAISGAVLGGIPDKGHAAAAGKQLVYVIPVAHEIESGLQRFLERSFEKAEEAQASLIVLEVNTPGGVLGNAMEIGKLILESKIPTLAYIKGEAASAGSYISLCADQIVMADGSMIGAASIVDSLGRPVDNPKYTAAWSSVMVAAAQANKRNADIAAGMVDKDLVVDMKAISRVKKQGEIISLSAQDALAVGYADRIVKSMDEAVQFTGISDYQLVQVEQSWMEKLAGWLTSPVVSTLLLFLGIAGVTIELIVPGFGIPGIIGLLGFGLYFFGNYVAGFAEQESLVLFVLGIILLVLELFVPSFGILGILGSGSLIASVVMAAFDTSSALVSLGIAFVAAVIVVIIVARIFKHRGIWNRFILKDRLTAEEGYVSAESHLELLHQEGVSLTPLRPSGAVQIGEERIDVVTDGTFVDAHRKVVVTRIDGTRIIVREIEK
- the floA gene encoding flotillin-like protein FloA (flotillin-like protein involved in membrane lipid rafts), producing the protein MDPTLISFLLIAVVVIIVLSVFLSFFPIMLWISALASGVRVGIITLVAMRLRRVTPSRIVNPLIKATKAGLGLTINQLESHYLAGGNVDRVVNALIAAQRANIPLEFERAAAIDLAGRDVLQAVQMSVNPRVIETPTVAAVAKDGIEVKVKARVTVRTNLDRLVGGAGEETIIARVGEGIVTTVGSSGSHKDVLENPDMISRTVLGKGLDAGTAFEILSIDIADVDVGKNIGAHLQTEQAEADKRIAQAKAEERRAMAVAQEQEMKALVVEMKARVVESESQVPLALADALRTGHLGVMDYMNLKNIEADTQMRGTIGKSGETGTGDMKDGK
- the yqfC gene encoding sporulation protein YqfC, which codes for MRRFARKIRKMTAELLDLPQDVLFDLPRVTMIGNAQVHIENHRGVLHFSDERLNLSISIGELELTGSGLVIRAIWPDEVIVEGKILGIQYMRTEGSN
- the yqfD gene encoding sporulation protein YqfD, with the protein product MNGPTAFIRGYVKITIRGERCEQFVNLAASKHVEIWDMRHLPGQGIRMKILLSDFFRIRPLLRQTSCRVHVEARYGLPFALHKMSRRKAFIAGFFLFFIGLYLLSNLVWKIDVQGNVNVTEDEIRKAASAEGIYVFQWSFRLKNQEELSRQLTHRLPGVSWVGVEKRGANITIHVAESTKPEAKQLMNPRHLVAKADAVVTEIFTEQGRAKVRKNTRVKKGTILISGIVGSDQNPQAVVAKGKVKGLVWHEYQVSVPLLQRERTYTGAFEKRNYLITGNRALQVSGYGKVPYEKYEIITERSDAQVGPYKLPVGWMTEKLMEVHEIERNITEEDARKIAIEHAKSDALAKNGPGAQIRDENILHQEVKNGKVYLNIHFEVEQWIAEELPIIHQ
- a CDS encoding PhoH family protein, yielding MPEQHLYTVKIPLHNPSEGLSLFGPQDKFLKIIEEQIDAQIGSREAEIVVSGGRREVDSLEQLFQVLLQLVRNGYILTDRDVLYACDLAKDMRADQLLDLYKGEITTTFRGKPIRVKTIGQKHYVTTIKKRDVVFGVGPAGTGKTYLAVVLAVAALKEGTVKRIVLTRPAVEAGENLGFLPGDLQEKVDPYLRPLYDALYDVMGPEQTAKALERGLIEIAPLAYMRGRTLDDSFIILDEAQNTTPEQMKMFLTRLGFGSKMVITGDVTQIDLPRGKKSGLIEAATILRDIEEIGFVHFAEQDVVRHSLVQKIIVAYQKDSEKHE